The following proteins are co-located in the Pontibacillus halophilus JSM 076056 = DSM 19796 genome:
- the hslO gene encoding Hsp33 family molecular chaperone HslO — MNDYMIRGTAFNGTVRAYGIRSTNLVEEARRRHDTFATASAALGRTMTASAMIGSMNKGDDTITVKIEGGGPIGAIVADADAHGNVRGYVSNPHVDFDLNDKGKLDVARAVGTSGTLSIIKDLGLKDYFTGEVPIVSGEISEDFTYYFANSEQVPSAVGAGVLVNPDHTIKAAGGFIIQIMPGATDETIDFIEKQIQSLPQISRLIEEGNAPEDILTRIFGEGQLKLLGESEVNFKCRCSRERLEQAISGLGVDEVAAMIEEDHGAEATCHFCNEVYQFTEDELREIKDKMNG, encoded by the coding sequence ATGAACGATTATATGATTCGAGGGACAGCGTTTAATGGAACAGTACGAGCTTATGGAATTCGTTCCACTAATTTGGTAGAGGAAGCTCGTCGTCGTCACGATACATTTGCAACTGCTTCAGCGGCGCTTGGGCGTACCATGACTGCGTCTGCGATGATTGGTTCCATGAATAAAGGGGACGACACAATTACAGTGAAAATTGAAGGCGGAGGACCAATTGGTGCCATTGTAGCTGATGCTGACGCGCATGGTAACGTTCGTGGCTACGTGTCTAATCCTCACGTTGACTTTGACTTAAATGATAAAGGAAAGCTAGATGTTGCGCGTGCAGTAGGAACTAGCGGTACGCTAAGCATTATTAAAGACCTTGGCTTGAAGGACTATTTCACAGGGGAAGTCCCGATTGTGAGTGGCGAAATTAGTGAAGACTTCACGTATTACTTTGCTAACTCCGAACAGGTGCCTTCTGCAGTTGGTGCTGGTGTGTTGGTCAATCCAGACCATACCATTAAAGCTGCGGGTGGCTTTATCATTCAAATTATGCCTGGTGCTACTGATGAAACAATTGATTTCATTGAGAAGCAAATCCAAAGCTTGCCTCAAATTTCTCGTTTGATTGAAGAGGGGAATGCTCCTGAAGATATCTTGACGAGAATCTTTGGTGAGGGTCAACTTAAATTATTAGGTGAGTCAGAAGTCAACTTTAAGTGTCGTTGTTCTCGAGAGCGTCTTGAACAGGCAATTTCAGGTCTAGGTGTAGATGAAGTAGCAGCGATGATTGAGGAAGACCACGGAGCGGAAGCGACTTGTCACTTCTGTAATGAAGTTTACCAATTCACTGAAGATGAGCTAAGAGAAATTAAAGACAAGATGAACGGCTAA
- a CDS encoding peptidylprolyl isomerase, with product MTKRILWGIILALILINISTLVLWMNKGRAISSDLDSSISPIASAEFNESVALVGSEIITNQDWMIQLEKKHGEKVLKDMIDRAVVDELSSHDDVPINDKVLERELSLMETAVGITSKDELKRKRKEWEQELIYQIRLEELLTEDIPIEDQAIEAHYDEYKDQYQFSSTYQLSRIVVPTEEEADQIYNELEGGSSFSVLAREHSDDETRQTGGYLGYYTTDDTIIPKAYLDEAARVKEEDYTKPFQTDEGYVLLYVHRSLPEIALSYEDVKGKIRRELASQHLEGNASTEPLWQEVGVDWIYNKGQ from the coding sequence ATGACTAAAAGAATTTTATGGGGAATTATACTCGCCCTAATCCTTATAAACATCTCAACACTCGTTCTATGGATGAACAAAGGGCGTGCTATAAGCAGCGACCTTGATTCTTCCATTTCCCCTATCGCTTCTGCTGAATTCAACGAATCTGTTGCATTAGTAGGGAGTGAGATTATTACAAATCAGGACTGGATGATTCAATTAGAGAAGAAGCATGGAGAGAAAGTGCTTAAGGACATGATTGATCGTGCAGTCGTGGACGAACTGTCCAGTCACGATGACGTCCCTATTAATGATAAAGTGCTCGAGCGAGAACTGTCTCTCATGGAAACGGCGGTAGGGATAACAAGTAAGGATGAGCTCAAGCGGAAGCGTAAAGAGTGGGAACAAGAACTCATTTATCAAATTCGATTAGAAGAATTGCTTACCGAAGACATCCCTATTGAAGACCAAGCAATCGAAGCACATTATGACGAGTATAAAGACCAATATCAATTCTCATCTACCTATCAACTGTCTCGAATTGTGGTACCTACGGAAGAAGAAGCAGACCAGATCTATAATGAACTAGAAGGTGGTTCTTCCTTCTCTGTACTTGCAAGAGAACATTCGGATGATGAAACTAGGCAGACTGGTGGCTATCTCGGTTATTACACCACGGACGATACCATTATTCCGAAAGCCTACCTAGACGAAGCTGCCCGTGTTAAAGAAGAGGATTACACGAAACCGTTCCAAACGGATGAAGGGTATGTACTCTTATATGTTCATCGCTCTCTCCCTGAGATTGCGCTCTCTTACGAAGACGTTAAAGGAAAGATTCGAAGAGAACTTGCTTCTCAACACCTTGAAGGAAATGCCTCAACAGAACCTTTGTGGCAAGAAGTAGGGGTAGATTGGATTTACAACAAGGGTCAATAG
- the folP gene encoding dihydropteroate synthase: MINLKQNNQLRTRVRNYDYDKQTLVMGILNITPDSFSDGGNYDELEAAVHQAKQMEADGAHLIDIGGESTRPGHTPVSEEEELRRILPVIQALHSEISIPISVDTYKAEVARQAIEAGASIINDVWGAKKEPNIAEVAAELNVPIILMHNQSERSYVNLIDDMLKGLQESVAIALKAGVKEENIVLDPGVGFAKTAEDNIQVMRNLEAFTTLPYPVLLGTSRKSFIGKVLDTPVEERIEGTGATVCLGVQKGVNIVRVHDVKPIARMTKMMDKMIGKGESDNG; this comes from the coding sequence ATGATTAACTTGAAGCAAAACAACCAATTAAGAACGCGTGTTCGCAATTATGATTATGATAAACAAACGCTTGTAATGGGAATTTTAAATATTACTCCAGACTCCTTTTCTGATGGTGGTAATTACGACGAATTGGAAGCGGCTGTTCATCAAGCTAAGCAGATGGAAGCGGATGGAGCCCATTTGATTGATATAGGGGGAGAATCGACGCGCCCTGGTCATACACCAGTCTCAGAAGAAGAAGAACTACGGCGGATTCTACCAGTCATTCAAGCGCTTCATTCGGAAATATCCATTCCTATATCGGTGGATACGTATAAGGCTGAAGTAGCGAGGCAAGCAATTGAAGCTGGTGCATCAATCATCAATGATGTATGGGGAGCGAAGAAAGAACCTAATATAGCTGAAGTGGCTGCAGAACTAAATGTTCCTATTATACTGATGCATAACCAGAGCGAGCGTAGTTACGTGAATTTAATCGATGACATGCTAAAGGGGCTACAAGAGAGTGTTGCCATTGCCTTGAAAGCCGGCGTCAAAGAGGAGAACATCGTACTCGACCCAGGAGTGGGCTTCGCCAAAACGGCCGAGGATAACATTCAGGTTATGAGGAATCTAGAAGCCTTTACAACGTTGCCTTACCCAGTCCTGCTTGGCACCTCGCGTAAATCCTTTATCGGAAAGGTATTGGACACGCCGGTAGAAGAACGGATAGAAGGAACGGGCGCCACTGTGTGCTTGGGGGTACAAAAAGGGGTGAACATTGTACGTGTCCACGATGTTAAACCAATTGCTCGAATGACGAAGATGATGGACAAGATGATTGGAAAAGGAGAGAGCGACAATGGATAA
- the folB gene encoding dihydroneopterin aldolase — MDKIYMNQLSFYGYHGLFPEENKLGQRFKVDLELHLDLRDAGQEDDMSKSINYADIYNKTQRIVEGEAKNLVEAVAEDIASTLLRSFSRLQACRVKVIKPDPPIPGNYESVAIEVFREREA, encoded by the coding sequence ATGGATAAGATTTATATGAATCAACTCTCATTCTATGGCTATCACGGCTTGTTTCCGGAGGAGAATAAATTAGGTCAACGATTTAAGGTGGACCTTGAGTTGCACTTAGACTTAAGGGATGCCGGTCAAGAAGACGACATGTCTAAGAGTATCAACTATGCGGACATCTATAATAAGACACAGCGTATTGTCGAAGGTGAAGCGAAGAATCTTGTGGAAGCAGTCGCTGAGGATATTGCGTCGACGTTATTACGCTCATTTAGCCGATTACAAGCATGTCGAGTAAAGGTCATTAAACCAGACCCGCCAATTCCGGGTAACTATGAGTCGGTAGCAATTGAAGTATTTAGGGAGCGGGAAGCATGA
- the folK gene encoding 2-amino-4-hydroxy-6-hydroxymethyldihydropteridine diphosphokinase: MNIAFIALGSNIGDREAYLKKAVEQLDYVLEVSVVRTSSIYETIPVGYTEQDDFLNMVVEVKTTYSAESLMAFCQSIEHELEREREIRFGPRTIDLDILMYNQENIETEQLIIPHPRMHERAFVLVPLFELNATLHVPGSNRTVAQLLSELREEQKGVQVWKPKSGENAFGHTES, from the coding sequence ATGAATATTGCATTTATTGCGCTCGGGTCAAATATTGGAGATCGCGAGGCCTACCTGAAGAAGGCTGTTGAACAGCTTGATTACGTTCTGGAAGTAAGTGTGGTGAGGACTTCTTCTATTTATGAGACAATTCCTGTTGGGTATACAGAACAGGATGACTTCTTAAACATGGTCGTAGAGGTGAAAACCACCTATTCAGCTGAGAGTCTCATGGCCTTTTGCCAATCTATTGAACATGAGTTGGAAAGAGAAAGGGAAATAAGATTCGGTCCTCGTACGATAGACCTTGACATTTTAATGTATAATCAAGAAAATATTGAAACAGAGCAACTCATCATACCACATCCGAGAATGCACGAACGAGCCTTTGTACTCGTCCCGTTATTTGAACTCAATGCTACACTACATGTACCAGGCTCTAACCGTACGGTTGCGCAATTACTCTCTGAGTTAAGAGAGGAACAAAAGGGAGTGCAAGTATGGAAGCCGAAAAGTGGGGAAAACGCATTCGGGCATACCGAAAGCTAA
- a CDS encoding helix-turn-helix domain-containing protein — MEAEKWGKRIRAYRKLKGYTQVSFAKTLGISVSVLGEIERGTRMPTEQMINRASYELGVPIHELTPKE, encoded by the coding sequence ATGGAAGCCGAAAAGTGGGGAAAACGCATTCGGGCATACCGAAAGCTAAAGGGATATACACAAGTATCGTTTGCAAAGACTCTAGGGATTTCTGTATCTGTACTAGGGGAGATTGAACGAGGAACAAGAATGCCTACGGAACAAATGATTAACCGGGCTTCGTATGAACTTGGTGTTCCTATTCATGAACTTACTCCGAAAGAGTAG